The DNA window AGACGTATTCCTCCGTGAAGCATTTTGCCGAGAGGGACGGAATACCAGGAATCTGATTAAAAATGGTGAGTGTTGCTATTTTGATTGAACTAACAAGCTAATATGCTAGCTAACCGTTAGCCAGCCGAAGATAGCACACTTAAAAGCTATTTAACCTTAAAAATATAGCACCCTGGTGTTTCCTCGCGTCATATACGGTCTCCCATGCATaatgtttgatttctttgtcctttctcaATAAGACTGAACCTCAAGTGAACCCAAAGGCCTACCCGCTGGCTGACGCCACACTGACCAAAACCATCCTTGACCTGGTGCAACAAGCTTCAAACTACAAACAGCTGAGGAAGGGGGCCAATGAAGGTGAGCAAATATGTAATCGGGGCACATATTTGAACTATAATTCAACAAATCAGTGGGTTTACGTCGAAGTGGATGATCTGACACAGAAACTACTAGAAACAGCATTTTCAATAagagaatgaaatgtgaatgCTCCAGCTccagcattcacagtagattaaagttttaaatgagtAGTTGGTGATTATTGAAGCTGGCCGTCATACCATGTTGGGGGTTTTTTATGTAGCCGACAATGGGTCTTTTTGCTACAACGGTCTCGGTTTGGTCCAAATAGAGTAATTATCCACAAATTGGTCTTGTCAGGATCTCTGTCAAACCCTGTGGAACATTTTTATCTATCACTTTCTTACAAACAACCTTGATGAGGCAGGCTGGTATTTCAATGGGTAGAACAGCAGGATcagatgcagaagtctgcagaatcaaatcccagcctacccaccaggtgtccCTGAGCGAGAAACTCAGCCTAGCTCCTCAGGTGCCCCCTGCTGTGAcagcccactgctccccccagggggTTGGGTTGaatgaatttcattgtaacatgtatgtgctcaATTACAATGAAGGTTGTTCTGTTCATAAGCTCAAGCATAATTAATGTTGGCAGAAACAAATCAAGCATGTCTGGATGCCAGCAGGAgaaattaacataattaaaaaacagcagGAGCAAGTTTTATCACTATTTGTTATTACTACTTGTGTTAAAATAACAGTGCAAAAGAAGTTCACAGCTTTTGAGTCTACCCTATTCCTTTACACTGTCAGCATGAGTGTCTTTGCCATTGCACTGTTTTTCATTGATTATGATAAGAAGGTCAAAATTGTAGAGCTATTAAAGAAATCTGATGTAAATACATTGTACTAACCATAATCCACTTCTCTCCTAGCAACTAAAACCCTGAACAGAGGGATTGCTGAGTTTATTGTGATGGCTGCTGATGCTGAACCACTGGAGATCATCCTCCATCTGCCACTGCTCTGTGAGGACAAGAACGTCCCATACGTGTTTGTCCGCTCCAAGCAGGCCCTGGGCCGGGCCTGTGGGGTGTCCCGCCCTGTCATCGCTACCTCTGTCACTATAA is part of the Channa argus isolate prfri chromosome 20, Channa argus male v1.0, whole genome shotgun sequence genome and encodes:
- the LOC137105421 gene encoding NHP2-like protein 1, which codes for MTEPQVNPKAYPLADATLTKTILDLVQQASNYKQLRKGANEATKTLNRGIAEFIVMAADAEPLEIILHLPLLCEDKNVPYVFVRSKQALGRACGVSRPVIATSVTIKEGSQLKPQIQSVQMAIERLLV